The following nucleotide sequence is from Oryzias latipes chromosome 20, ASM223467v1.
ttaattattgcgtGGGAACtagatattattttgtgggaacaatatattaatttgtggggacgagatatttattattttacccatgtcaggtcacaggCTCAGTTATGAGATCCATTCTCAGAAAGAGGAAGTTTCTGTAAAAGCAGTGACTAAGAAGTATTGCTGCTCTCTCTTATGTGCTCTGGTTTCTTCAAATTGTTCAGATGGTAGTTTCATGTCAGGTATGCTCAGCAAACAGCAAGGAAAGTTTTACCTACTGACTCTATGTAAGTCTTTATTTTACGACAAATTACTCTCTGATTAactgagaaacattttttttttgttacctgaataattctttaaatatttgacACACAAATCTTTGTTTCTAATGTTTCAGTCTCTTGGATCTGGAGCTCATCTGTCTCAGGTCAGTCCTTTCTCCTGTGTAACCTATTTATAGTTACTGTCAATGTAGGAaggcattttttctttctttcaggtgAGATCAGGCTGGCTGGGTCTGGATCGACTTGCTGCTCTGGAAGAGTTGAAGTCAAACAAAATGGATCCTGGGCAACAGTGTGTTATAATGGCTGGGATCTGAATGATGCAAATGTTGTCTGCAAAGAGATGGGCTGTGGGCCAGCTCTTACTGCGACTGAGTCAGCTGGTTTTGGTCAAGGATCGGGCCAAATCTGGTTGAAGAATGTGACGTGTTCAGGCAGTGAAATGTCACTAACAGAGTGTAGTCACAGagtttttgaaaaacatcaaTGTAATCACAGTAAAGATGCTGGTGTCATCTGTTCAGGTGAGTAGTGTAAACACTATATTAGTACCTGAACCATAAAAAATGAACGTCTGTTCAGTTTTAGGGTCTTGGAAAAACATCTTAAGAAAACTTTGACTGAATTAGTAAGGCAATAGTGATTAAAGTAAATACCTTTTCACTGAACTATCGTCAAAAAAAGTGTTGCTAAGTCATTAAAGTTTAACATGTTTGTAACAAGTTGCAGAGCCTCATATTTCACACTTGTTGAGCAGTAACAGGAAGCACCCATCTGCACACAAACCTCAAAGCTAAAGAGcagaagtaaactttttgttcatttactaACTGAAATGGAACTTCTAGCCGACTAAAGCATGAAGACATTTACTTATATATGCAAAAATACAAACGAGAAACTTCCGAAAAGTTAACCTAAGAAGTCAAAAAAAAATACGTTTGGATATTTTTTGTCCATCTCTCTGCTGGAGGTCAGTTGGTACTTATTTTAATCATATCTATTGCCTTTCTAATTCAGTCGaatttgactaaaaatgtgtttacagaCCCTAAAACTGAACagatgttcattttttattgttcaaaatatttttatatgctAAAGTATGTTATTGTCTTGGTCCAAACGACAAGTCCTCAGGAGCATTTGGCCAGGATATGGggttttctatttaaaataaacataactcaTGGTTCCAATATATTCCAAGTTTTCAGCTCGAGAAGTCACAAAACATCTCAGTGCTATCACACTACCACCAACATGTTTGACTTTTGTAATTATCTAATTATGTTTTAGTTTGACATCAAAACTTATGCTGTATTTTTACACCAAACGTCATGCATGCATCAAACTCACATCCGCTGCTTCTGTTTTGGTGTGAATTAAATTCACAGCTTGACGCTTGTCCCACAATGATTCCATGAACTTAATTGTTCTGAtgggtgtgggaggagctaccatcaaAGGTTTTTAGTTTCATTGCTACGTGGAAGCATTGACTATACGTATTATTTAGAATGCATGGTAGACAAGGATGAGGTTGAGAAATCAGGTTTATATATTCTGAAGAGCTCTACAGCATCAGTAAGCAAGTTGTAGCTCTTCTCATGACAACGCAGGTCGGTTATTGACacaggcgtttttttttttgctcatctgCAGGTCATCACACTTATGTGGGTTGCAATGCATGCCTTCGCTCTAAATTAAGcaaattataaatgaaaaatcataaagcatttgagaaaataaaaacaggataaaataatacaaagaaacacaaaaacaaacacctcaAACAAGTGGACAGAATTGTTGCAGTAATGTCCTAATCCTAATAATGTCCTAATCATgtcctgttggttttttttatagTGAAACTACAGATGCCTGATATCTCACTCACGTCTCCTGGAGTGGGGTTAGTCTGGGGTCCTGGAGAAGCAGAGGTTACCAGGGGTCACAACTTTACCATAACCTGCTTCATTCCTGCTGAAGTTCCTCAGGGTCACTTCCTTCTCAtgttttctggctccaacaagaGAAACAGAACAACTCATCAACCCATCAACAACTCAGCCTCCTTTACCTTTCCTGTGGCAGAGTTTGTACACCAAGGTAGCTACAGCTGTGTGTACCAGGTCATCCTGTGTACACTCACGTTCACCTCTGCTCCATCAGCACCTATCACTGTTGTTGTTAAACGTAAGTAAAGtttaattccaatttttttagcATTATTACTGagtttattatgaaaaattgttAAACTTAATAGTAAAAttgtgagttaaaaaaaagcaaacaggaTGTGGAATCACCTGAGTTGGCTCATCAGGAGAAGGCTGGTTTGGCTACACAAGCTTTGACTTTATAACCAGGTTACTTATATCTGCCAACAAATGGTGGACCGTCTAACATGGATCTTCTATGGTCATTTGTGGATGACCAATGGAAGGAGAACAATACACGTGTACTAAGCATGTGCTTTCTGTAGTTTAGTATTTACACAAGAATGTATGAGATCATGTACTATGCTGTTTATCAAGATCTGAATGTATGTGTTATGTTTAGGCAAGTATTTTTAGttataaacaaaatatttttgtaaaatcatcaaaaaaaaacctgtgctgGAAATGAACTAGACTTGTTTTGTGGATCAATTGTGTCTTCCAGAGTCCCTGTTGTTGATCTTGTTGATATCTGGTGGAAtctttcttctgctgctgttcatCTTGATCCTGATCTGTCTGGTTCGAAGGAGAAGAAAACTCAGGAATTATGCGGTTTTTTACCAGACTCAACGTCTGTCTTCTTCAAGATACAATATATTTAAAGTACAGGAATTTGTTCAAAGAGTCCCTTAACTCTGGCTTTAATGTTTTTCAGGGGCTCCTCAAGAGTGCACTGGAGACAGTGAGGAAGATTATGAAAATCCTGATGGGGAACACATTCCATCAAGACTCACAAATGAATCAGAAGACGAAGACAGTAATGATTATGTGAATGCAATATATGATGAGAACATCGATTATTCAGAAGCGGATTCAAGATCCAGAAGAAAGTGTTCCAATACGAAGAGTAACAGTCAGGAGGAGgaaatggatgaagaggatgaaggaACCAGTGAGGATGATAATGACTATGAGAATGTAACTGCACATTTCCATCAGCCAGTTGATGATACTTATGTAGATCCAGTCTTAGATAGGAGTACTGATTATCCAGAACTTGGTTTACAATTCCAAAGAAAGTGTGTGAGTGCTAAGAATAAATATCAAGAGGAGGAAATGGATGAAGGAACCAGTGATGTTGATGACTATGAGAATGTAACTGCACATTTCCATCAAACTGTTGATGATACTTATATCGATCCAATCTTAGATAAGAATATTGATTATCCGGAGCTTGGTTAACAATCTGTCATGTGTCGTCAGTCTTAGGTTTTGTCCTGAGTTGTGCACTTTTGGTCAATGTCTGCCACTTGTGTTGTCTTGTGttgaacttcctgttttattttgaaaaactaactCTCCTCTTGTTTCCGGCCTTGTTACTTCCAGCCCTAGTGTGTTCCTCTACAGATGTGACTGTCTAATCCTCCCTGATTGTTTCAACCTGTGATACCTTGTCGTTTGCCAGTGTGTTTGGTCGTATCTTGTACCACAAAAATTGCCATTATCTGAGATTAAAGGCTCTGAAAGTCTGTGTCTGAGTTCAGCCCTGAATCTGTCCTGACACAATCCAATAGAATGGGTGAGTGCTAAGAGTAAAAGTCAAGAGGAGGAAATGGATGAAGAACTAgtgatgatgataataataatgaatacaTGAATGTAACTATATTTACAACTGCCTGTtgagaaacattcagaaacaaaGGAGAATATAGTTGTGGCTTTCAGGTATTCCACTTCTGGCTACGTGCATTTTCAAATGCAACCTGGCAGATTATCAGGATCAGAAGTGATAACCCTGGTAAGTGTTATCACCatctcagaaaaacatttttagaagaatttgaGTGAATTATCAAGGCAATGGTGATTGAAGTAAATACCTTTTCCCTGTACTATAATTTAAAGAAAGTGTTGCTAAGCCATTAAAGCTAACATGTTTGTAACGAGCTGAAGAGCCTCATATTTCACACTTGTTGAGCAGTAACAGGAAGCACCCAGTCTGCACAAAAACCTCAAAATGGCCTTAGTGCTGAAACTAAAGAGCAGAACTCAactttttatgttcattaaCTAACCGAAAGGGAGGAACTTAACAAGTGTCAAACATGAGGCTCTGCGGCTTATTacaaacattcattcatcttcttccgtttattccctttcggggtcacgcgGCTGCATGGGGCCTATctcggccacttgtgggcaaaggatGACCGGATCCCCCAGTGTGGTTGTCATTTGCAGTTGTGGGGGAGCATTTCGCTCCGCCGGGCAACCATGCCGATGTGGCGGAAGATGATCCTAGTCCATGCCCGCCCCAGCCACGGCTGCGTCTTCGTTTCTCAGAACGGTGAACCGATTGGAGAGGGTGACCTGGGGAGGCGTTGATGGCGGTGTCGGCCTCGTCTAGGATTTTCATGCTTGCATCCCGAACAACTACCTCAGGATAGGTGGTCTCTtggagtggagcaggaggaAGGCCGCATACATTCCAGGTCGCACAGAAGTGTGTCCTGGGTGACGGTTAAACTGGTGATTGCCTGCGACTGCTTTGCAGCGAGTTGATAGGCGCAGTAAAGGAGGGTCTCTTTCTCGGTGAGTACATCAGCAAGTTTACTAGTTCATCCTTAAGCTTAGTGACAGTTTCATTCATTTGGTCACAGCAACAGTTTTGACAAGCCGTAGAAACCGCCATGACAGATTAAACAATCCGTTGAGGCCCGGATGGTGTCACTGCTGACGCTGTGTCTCACTGCCTGCGGCCACCACCACCATTATTTCTCCTCACTTGGTGTTGGGAACCACTCGCTGGTCGCTAAAGCGCAAGGTAAAGGCATCAGTTCCTAATCCTGCCACCATACCTGCTGGCTGTCCAGATGCAGCCTTTTTGTGCCTCCATACCTAAGCACCCTTGTTTTAAAGTGGGGTTATTCCTCCCGACTGGCCTCTCATCCCAGAGTGACCAGGATTAGTTTTCTGGTGGCTCAGCGTTTTTGGTGGCCCGCTATGTCCTCCGACATTAGGGCCTTTGTGGCTGCTTGTCCCACATGTTCCAGTGTCAAGACCCCCCGGACCCCGCCTGCTGGGTTGCTTCACCCTCTACCTGTGTGATGTCATGCCATTTCCCTGCAGAAACTTCCGTCAGCCAAGGAATTGACTGTGCTCGTCAGTCAACATCTGTTTTGCTTACATGGatttccatcagaacatcaccTCTGATTGTGGCCCCAAATTCATTGCTGCTTTCTGGAAGGAGTTCGGAAACCTCCTCGGGATCAAGGTTTGTCTGAATTCTGGCTTTGATCCTCAGACTAACGGCCAGGTAGAGAGACACAACCAGAACTTGGAGGCTATATTACAAGCCATGTGCAGCAAGAGCCCCAGAACCTGGTCTTCTCAGCTCCCATGGGCGGAGTACTCCCATAACTCCCTGGTGAACTCATTCAGATACTCCCCTTTCCAGGCTGCCTATGGTTATCAGCTACCTGTGTTTCCTCTTTAGGAACAACTGGCCACCTCTTCTGGACCCGCTACCTTCGTGAGACGCTGTCGCCGAACCTGGAGCAAGTACAGGCTCGAACTCATGCGTACACAAGAACGTCTCACGGTGGTGGCCAATCGCCGGAGGACAAGAGTTCCAGAGTATAAGGTGGGAGACAGAGTATGGCTCTCCTCTGCAGATGTTCCGTTAAAGGGGTTATCTAAAAAGTTACTTCCCCGCTACATTGGTCCACACTCCATCACACAAGTCATCAATCCTGTTGCTGTTAAATTGGATCTTCATCACACTCTACGCATCCATCCTGTGTTTCATGTGAGAAAGCAGAAACCTGCCAGATACTCCCCTCGCAGCATCCTCTGCAGCCCCCCGTATCGTGCATGGGGTCCCGTGTACACCGTCAAGGCTCTCCACACTTCCAGAAGGGTGGGTTGATGTTAGCAATATCTGATGGAATGGGAGGCTTATTGTCCGGCGGATCGCCAGTGGGTTCCTGACCATTTCATTGTTGACCAATCCCTGGTTGCTTGTTTCCATCGTGACCACCCTGATTAACCTATGCGTCGTCCGTCTGGTACGTAGGGGTCGGGGTTCTGTCATGAAAAGGCTTGAATTTCTCTCTGCTAGGATCTCTCCTGGAGCCCCTTCTCCTTCCTGAGGTCCCCTGCGAGAGTCACAGGTATTCTGATTTTATGTTAATTAGGTTTGGGTCTACTTAAGCTATGGCTGTACTTGATTCTGTATCTGAGCATCTCCTATTCTATGCTCCAGTTTACGTTTGTGGTTTTGGCATTAAAGCCTTCTCATTTTGGAAAGTGGGTCTGAATCGTTAATTCCTGTTCTTGGGTTTTTCTCTCCTGattataaaagatcataaaatactttttttctttgtgtttatttgattctattaaagacactttgagaagaatgacggtaccgcgatttagccatagcttcagctgtttttgggaaaagtcctttaactgtctccaccaatcattcttggagactTAATCCcacatcatcagtctgaccaatcagaagtggctATAGTCTTCAATTCCTTGTTCCGAATCAGTCATGAAGTCTCTCATGACTGattcaacaaaaataccagctaaagctcgtctttagcggtgtagctttccacagaatctggtatcagaccgtggaacaagtaaacaaaacaatgaagctcagagaagtgaGTCTGTTTGCGTTCGGCAGCtcttcacactacatctcccatgatgcattgggttaaagtgacagggTCTCagtgcacaatgagtcttccttgttaaacgtcttgcaCCCACAAAGAACAcccatcaaacagtttttaaatcttctaacttaacttttattacatcttttagaaaaaaaacagctgcaacttccagctttttctgccacaattatcacaaaaatgcatgtaatattatggaggggctgtagatcaatacagactatgagttgctccgttttttttttttttttttttttggatgctgatttttttcaaggttaaagtgtgccgtggctcaacaaagtttaaaaaacactgctctagtgTGTTCTACACTGACAGCacaacatacggtcatcatagcagaaGGGGGCAGGATAGTAGGGGCACccaaacacaaatttaattcattttaataggTGGAAATAGGTGGTTTTAGTCTAGggggaaaatgctttttttggggAGGGGGCGCTCATGTGTCCCCTACAAGATCACCACtgactttcttttttagaagaactttccatgTCCCCTCCACattcacgctgctctcttcctcctgcccgtTCGCACTacctgacggtgttaaaggcaccacgaaaATCTTACAACATAatagttattttactaaacCACAGAGTCGCAGCACAGGCatgaaagagccgcatgcggctcggGAGCCgccggttgccgacccctggagTAGAtggtagctggtgttagagtGGAGGATGCTGAAGttagggttagatggaggaaccctatttgctgtggcaacccctgaagggaaaagtgAAAGACTTCTATGTCTCAATAGAAGTCCCTGGGATTATGGGTTCCTGGAACCTACGGGTACTTCTTGTCTGGAACgccaggagggaggggtcactcaatccagttctcatatacttGAACACACTCTCTTGTAATAGCAATAGGTGAATGTCTGATGaaacactgctgctctgcagaaactatgtcctagaaaacaacacaggtttttgacaGGGCAGATGGCGTCTTCTGGTTTCtctggtttatctttatttatttatttattttccactggtgtttgtctttgtgtattttattgtgtggGGCTAATTTAATGtatcttattgtattttattgcatttgattttgtttttatgtacagcacctttaGCTGTCTTTGCTGTCATGAAAGGtcctatataaataaaattaatttgaatttgaatttgaatttgatgttggcaaaaatgccacaatcacaatgaaaagaccaccgggaacgctGTTAGGATACATCAAGATATGATCAGTGATATGTGATTATAAATACTGAACAGGATGAAGATAGATGTTGATGAACATTTAAACCAACTGACTTTGAGCAgggagatggaaaaaatatctaaacatattttcttttgacattttaggTAAACCTTTTTGCAGTTTctcatttgcatttttgcttATATAAGAAAACTAAAGTAGAAGTTCCTCCTTTTTGGTTCCTGctgcaaatgaataaaaagttaAGTTCTGCTCTTAAGCTTCAGCACTAAGGCCACTTTGAGGTTTGTGTGTAAACTGGATGCATCCTGTTACTGCTCAACATGTGTGAAATATGAGGCTCTGCAGCTTGTTACAAACGTGTTGAACTTTAAGGGCTTAGCAACACTTTCTTTTACGATAGTGAAAAAAAAGCGATTAAACGTGAGCATTGACTATATATcttatttacaatgcatggtagacaagGATGAGgtttagagatcaggtttatttattccGAAGAGTGTTGTAGCTCTTCTCGTGACAACACGGGTCAGTTCTTGACACAGACACTTATGTGCACATCTTTATGGCATCATACTTCTTGTTGGTTACAATGCATGCCTTCGCTCTAATCACACTGTGAAAATTATATATGAAACATAACAAAGCATTTGAGAAAATGATAACGatacaaagaaacacaaaaacaagcataacAAATACCTCAATCTGGTGGACAaaattaatgataataataataatccattttatttaaaagcacctttcaaggaacccaaggacactgtacaaaacaaaggtaaaaacaatattaattcaaaagcacaataaattgaaattgacagaaaatcaaaagtgaatcaAAATGAGAAGGCATAATTAAACAGATGAGTTTTGATTTGAACGTTTGTGAAGAGTCTATGTCACGGAGGTCACTGGGGAGGGAATTCCAGTTTGGGAGCTGAGCAGCTGAAGGCTCTGCTTCCCATGGTAACGAGTCAGGCTGgaggaacagagagctgaacagaAGAGGACCGAAGAAAACAAGAGGGGTTTTGATATGGAGTAGGTCAGACAGAAAGATATGGATAAGATGTTATGGAGGTTCTTAAAGGTAAATAGGAAGAGTTTGAATTTGATTGTGGAGGTAatgggaagccagtgcagctggtggagaaccAGGGTGACATGATTGAAGGAAGGAGCTCCGGATATGATGCAGGCAGCTGAGTTCTGGATCAGTTGAAGCTCACAGAGGATTTCTGAACCAGAATAAAAGCAGAGCGGATGGTTAAGGAGGGATGTAAGTGATTAATGTTACGTAAATGAAAATTTGGCAGACCGAACAATGTTATGGATATGAGACTGAAAAGATATTGAAATATCCAGGATGACAACCAGATTCTTTACAGTACTTCTGTGGATGGGGAGACAGACGAGTCAATGAAAAGACTAAAACCTGTAGCTTTGGAGATGGTGGATTTGGAACCGAGGAGAAGTAGCTTGGTTTTATAACGATTTCATTTTAGAACATTTAAGGTTAACCAGTTTTTGATTTCAGATAGACAGGAGTGGAGggaggagggtggaagagagaaGTAAGGTTTGCTAGATTCATAGTGCGAAACaatgaaaatgtatattaaatTTATGGAAGATATTGCTAAGGGGTAGAAGATAAGTACTGAAAAGAAGAGGAACTAGGACAGAACCTTGGGGCACACCAGAAGAgacagaggaaggcagagattTAAATTGAATGAAATTGTTGCAGGTTTCATGTCCTGTTTGTTGTTGTAGCAGAACTGCAGATGCCTAATATCTCAGTCACGTCTCCTGGAGTGGGGTTAGTCTGGGGTCCTGGAGAAGCGGAGGTTACCATAAGTCACAGCTTTAACTTAACCTGCTTCATTCCTGCTGAAATTCCTCAGGGTCGTTTCTTCCTCGTGtttttctggctccaacaagaCAACCTTAGGTTCAGCAGTCAACAACTCAGCCTCCTTTACCTTTACCTTGGCAGAGTTTGAACACCAAGGTAGCTACAGCTGTGTGTACCAGGTCATCCTGCCTATAACCACGTTCACCTCTGCTGCATCAGCAGTTAACCGTAACTGCTGATGCTGTTGTTAAACGTAAGTAAAGtttaattccaatttttttttagcagtattACTGTCATGACGCTCAAGGCGTGAGGACCCAGACCCTGGAACCCAGAAAAAGACAGGTAAGTGATTTTGGCGAGAAAAGAATTTATTGTTTCTCCAGGTATGGTAATGTAAATAGTGGAGGTAGTCTAGGCTTGAATACAGCTGGTGtcgtggctggagggcttagTCCGGTTAGTGTGGGCCGTGGGACCTTCTGGTTTCACCGAGCAGCAGAATGGCAGGAAGCGGACGTcactttgatgatgatgatgatgatgatgttcaaAGAGTCCCTTAACTCTGGCTTTAATGTTTTTCAGGGGCTCCTCAAGAGTGCACCGGAGACAGTGAGGAAGATCATGAAAATCCTGATGGAGAACACATTCCATCAAGACTCACAAAGGAATCAGAAGACGAAGACAGTTATGATTATGTGAATGCAATATATGATGAGAACATTGATTATCCAGAAGCTGATTCAAGATCCAGAAGAAAGTGTTCCAATACGAAGAATAACAGGCAGGATGAGGAAACGGATGAAGAGGATGAAAGAACCAGTGATGA
It contains:
- the LOC111946683 gene encoding scavenger receptor cysteine-rich type 1 protein M130-like; translated protein: MSGMLSKQQGKFYLLTLFSWIWSSSVSGEIRLAGSGSTCCSGRVEVKQNGSWATVCYNGWDLNDANVVCKEMGCGPALTATESAGFGQGSGQIWLKNVTCSGSEMSLTECSHRVFEKHQCNHSKDAGVICSVKLQMPDISLTSPGVGLVWGPGEAEVTRGHNFTITCFIPAEVPQGHFLLMFSGSNKRNRTTHQPINNSASFTFPVAEFVHQGSYSCVYQVILCTLTFTSAPSAPITVVVKQSLLLILLISGGIFLLLLFILILICLVRRRRKLRNYAVFYQTQRAPQECTGDSEEDYENPDGEHIPSRLTNESEDEDSNDYVNAIYDENIDYSEADSRSRRKCSNTKSNSQEEEMDEEDEGTSEDDNDYENVTAHFHQPVDDTYVDPVLDRSTDYPELGLQFQRKCVSAKNKYQEEEMDEGTSDVDDYENVTAHFHQTVDDTYIDPILDKNIDYPELG